GCAGAATCTGGCGGAACAGCCTGCGGTGATAGGTCGTGTGACCTATGCCAGCGGCGAGCAGGTCGAATATACGGACGCAGAGGCGTACCTCCAGTGCATCCGGGAGGAGCTGCCGAACCATCCCGCTACCGGATTCCGGTATGAAACGCTGACGGATGATCCCGCTGTCCGCAAACAGGCGGACGATATCCTGTACGGCCTCTACGGCGAGGAGAATCCCCGCCCGCTGGAGGATTATAAAAATGCGCCCCAGGAGGGCATGACAATGGGAGGAATTTCGCTATGAACACGCCGCCGAGAGAATGGCTGGCCTTTCTGCGGGAACAGTACCCCGCAGGGAGCCGGATCAAGCTTAGAGAGATGAAAGACCCCTACCACCCAGTGCCGTCCGGTACCATGGGCACACTGGAAAACATCGATGACGCTGGGCAATTCCATGTGAAATGGGACAATGGCAGCGGTCTGGCCCTGATCATTGGAGAGGACAGCTTCACTGTCCTGCCGCCTGAGCCAACCATCATGAAACTGTACATGCCGCTCACCGCTGATTTCTATGGCCGGGACGAGTGGGGGGACATGTCGGAGGACAGCGAGGAGTGGGACGGCCGCACGCTCCTGGATCATGAGGGGGGCGTCCTGACAGCCCTGGTAAAAAATCGTGTACCGGAGGAGTCCAAGCGCGGCCTCATGCACTGGTATGGCGAGGATGATGCTGTAAACGAAAAGGTTCAGTCGGCGGTCTTTACCGCAGAGGAACGGAATGGCCGGCTCTGGGGTGTGGTGGAATGCCGTGTGGCAGGCCCCCTCTCTCCCGAAGAACTGGATACACTCAAAGAATATGTCACCGGACAGGCGTCCGATGGATGGGGCGAGTGCTTAGAGCATCGCCCCATTGACGTGGACGGCGGCGAGCTATATGTCCACCTGTGGCAGCCCGATGATTGGAGCATCCAGACTGAGCAAGAACGATTTGCCCCCAAGGTGGCCGAGGGCCTGCCGGAGCTGTGCTTCTCGACCCTTGCCTCCACCGGCCAGCTTATCTGCATCAAGCGGGGCGAGAGCGGCTACTATCCCTCGGACTGGGATGCCGGCGATAGGGAGCGAAATGTGGAACTGGCAGACGAGCTGAATGAAAACCTGGGCGTCAGTCCCATCCAGCGACAGGCTATGGAAATCGGGAGCCTTGCGGGATGGGGTGTTCCTGGCGCAGATCCTGCCCAATATCAGGAAAACTTTCAGCCCAAGCATGGAGGAATGATCTTTGGCTAAAACGATATTCGAGGTGGAAATCCGCAACAACGGCCCCAAGGGCTATGAAACAGCCGTCTCCCTGCGGATGCCGGCCACTTGGTCGGAGTTCCATGACGCCTTGCAAAAGGCCCGGATCAAGGATGGCCGATCCTGCGGCAATGAACTTCTCTATGTTGGGTATGACGGGCTTCAACGTGGCATGATTGGCAGGAACGTCAATCTATATGACCTGAATCTGCTAGCTCAGCGGCTGGCCTTATTGACCCCGGAGGAAAACACAGGGATGGAGACTCTGCTGGCAATGGAGTGGAGCCGTCACAGGGGTTCTGTCTCTCTGGAGCACCTCATCAATCTGACCTACAATACCGATGCCTGCTGTCTGGCACCTCAAGTTTCCAACCTTCAGGAGCTTGGGGCGTTTCTGTATGAGAACGAGATGCTCTCCAAGGAGGCCATGGCCTTGCTGGATACCACAGGGGAAGACAGCGAATTCCGAGCCAGTCTGCTGAAGTTGCTGGGCGAACAGCACAGGAAGGACCACGAAGGCGTATTTACCAGCCGGGGCTACGCGGAGCTGGACGGGGAAATCAGACCCGTCTATGCATATCGGTTGGGAGAAACAGCTTATTTCCAGCGGTCCGGGGCCCCAGTGGTGCTGGAGGTCCGCAAGGGTTTCTTCAACAATCCACAGTACGACAATGATAAGACCGCTATCCTGAACCTCCCCGCGATAGACAAGGGCGTCTGGCAGGCGGTGGAATCGGTGGACGCCGTTTCCGTGGAGGAGTGTGCGTTCCACTGCACAGAGTGCCTCATCCCCTCCCTTCAGGACGCCATCAACGAAACTCTGGAGGACGGCGGCTTGACGCAGGTCAACGAGTTTGCCAAGCAGCTTGCCCAGAAAAAGCGCTCCTGGGGTGAGGCGGAATTTATCCGATACAAGGCCCTCCTGGCGGCCAGCGGCCAGCCCAGCCTGGGGGACGCCGCCCAGCTTCTGGAGGAGGCAGAGCAGTATGAACTGCTCCCCGAGGTGGCGGAAACCTGGGACTACGCGGAGCTGATGGCGCGGGAGAAATACCCGAATCTGCCGTCTGAACTGTTCCAGACGCCCCAGGCCGCCCAAATTGGCAGGACTATGCTGAAGGAGGGAAACGGAGCGATCACCGAGTATGGCCTGATCCGCAGAACAGACGGACAGCCGCTTCCAGTCTTCACCGGAAAGCCGCAGAGGGAAGAATTCGCTGGTCCCCAGATGACGGGGATGTAAGCCATAAGCGCACAAAAATGGAGGGATTGTATTGCGAAACGGTCAAATCAACTCTTTGAGTGAGATTGACATGGAACACCTGAGCTTTGAGGACATCCGATGGCGGTATGGTGTGTTCCACCCAACCAGTACCGGCGCCGGCCGGGATAAGCAATACAGCGCCTGGATTGGCGTACAGACAAGCTTGGGTGAGATCGAGAAGGGCGTGTGGTACCAGGCGGCGGAAGCCCTCATCCAAAAGGCTGGGGAGCAGAAGCTTCTGGAGGCGCTGACCGACTGGGAGAGCCGGCACAACTACGCCAAGGATTTCGCCCGAACTGTGCGGCACAAGGCCCTACAGCTCCATATCAGCCGCATCTTTGATAACCCCCGCTGGGTCAACTTCATCCCGTTTAACCGGGAATACCGGCCGGAGGTGCTGGAACACGCCAATCTCGTCACTGTAATCAACGAGTGCTGCGGAAAACCGGGTGAGGTGACGCAGGAACAGATCGATGGCGCCTGTACTGGGACAGTGGCCTGTCCGCACTGCGGGCGGTGGAGCAGCTTCTCTATTGTTGAGCCGAAGCAGGCCGAAAAGCAAGGAATGGAGATGATATGATGGACATCCAGAAAAAGCGGGATCTCCTGATGAGCCTTCCGCTCATGGAACAGGAACAGCGGTGGATCATGGAGCGCCTTGACACGCTCTCTGTTAAGGAACAGTACCAACTGTCCGCGGCGATCCTGCGGACCGGGAAGCTGGAGGAGTTGGCGGGCAAGACCGGCTGGGAACTGCAAACCGCCATTTTACACATGGACCCGAAGGTAGCCGTGGACGCAGTCAACTGCCTGCTGTCGCTGGAGGACTACCAGGTCTGCTTCCCCGCGGGGAGCTACGCGCAGCTGGGGAGCTTCTACCTTCAGCACGAAGCCCGTCTGCCGGAACGCGCCATGTACTACGCGGATTTGGAGGCGTTGGGCCGCCGCTATGAGGATCGGCACCCCGGCCTGTTCGTAGGAAACTGCTATGTGGAGTACCCCGAACACCCCTCCGCACCTCGCTACACCGGCCAGGGACTCATCCCAGAGGATGACGGTTGGAGTATGAAAGTGAAGCTGGCTTCTTCGGCGGTGCCGGAGGGGGTGTGGCTCCGTCTGCCGGATTACTCCGCCATGACCGACCGGCCTGATGAGGTGGCACTGGCTTTGGATGAGTTGAAAACCAGAAGCCTGGAAAACTGTATGCTGCTGGATGTCCGGTGCAGCCTGCCGGAGCTGGGAAATCTGATGGAGCAGTATGACAGCGCCTTGGAACTGGTCAATGACGGGAGCGATCTGGGCTATGTTCTGGATGAGCAGGGCCAGGGAATGCCCCGCTTTATGGACCGCTTTGCCGCGGCGCTGGAATTCGAAAACTGCCGTAACCTCCGCCTTGCCCTGGATATCAGCCAGAACCTGCTCTGCTATGAGTGGGTCCCCTGCGATAGTCTGAAGGACTTCGGCAGGCGGAAGCTGCTGGAGGCGGGGGTATCTGAAGAACTGCTGGACTCCGGCTGCATCGACTTAGATGGCTATGGGGCGGATCTGCTGGAGGAGGCGGGCTATGTCCTGACCGCCGACGAAAGCGCCTACATCACCAGAAATAACCTGGAATTTCTCCGTGACTGGAGCACCCCGGAGGAGGCGGGGCTGAGCATGGAACAGCAGTAACCAATTTATTAACACATAGGGGCCGTTTTCCCGATGGGGACGACGGCCCCTTCTTTTTTTGAGCCCATTTTCGGGAAGACAGCCCCGGAAAGGAGCGAGCATGGAGAAGGAACGGCTGGCAGAGCATCTGGAGCGTTACCATTCGGGCGCCTCCAACGCCGCCACCAGCCGAGAGCTGGAGTGTGCCTTTGGCGTCAAGGGAAAGGAGCTTCGGGACACGGTCAACGCCCTGCGGCGTGAGAGCGTTCCCATCGCCAGCAACGGCAGCGGCTACTTCTACGCTGCCACGGAGCAGGAGGTACGGGCCACCATCGCCCACCTGACCAACCGAATCGGCGGCATTGCCGCGGCGATCCGTGGGCTGACCCGGTCGCTGGATGTGTTCGACACCGCCCAGACCCGCCTCCCACTGGAAGGGGGTGATGGCTCTTGAACAGCTTTATGAGCTGGGTGGGCGGCAAGAAGGCGCTCCGGGAGGAGGTGGTCAGGCGGTTTCCCCTCTACTATGAGCGGTATATTGAGGTCTTCGGCGGAGGCGGCTGGGTGCTGTTCCATAAGAATCCCGGTAACGACTTTGAGGTCTATAACGACTTCAACGGCCTGCTGACCAATCTGTACCGCTGTGTGCGGGAGAAGCCGGACCTGCTCATGGGCTCCCTGCGGTACGTACTGAACGCGCGGGAGGACTTTGACCGCGCACGGCTGGCCCTACGGCGCAAGCGGACCACATCGGTCCAGCGGGCGGCGTGGTTTTACCAGATCATCCGCCAGAGCTACGCCTCCGCCCTCACAAGCTTCGGCAATCAGCCCCACGATCTGTGGGCGGATTTCCCGCTCATTGAGCAGGCCCACCGCCGTCTGGCCAGAGTGGTCATTGAGAACAAGGACTTTGAGAAGCTCATCCGGCACTACGACCGGCCGGAGAGCCTGTTCTACTGCGATCCGCCCTACCACTGCACGGAAGGCTACTACTCAAATATCGGAGAGGACGGCTTCACAGAGAAAGACCACATCCGTCTGCGGGATGCTCTGATGTCCATTCAGGGAAAATTCCTGCTGTCTTATAATGATGATCCATTTATCCGGGAGCTGTACGACGCCCCGGCATTCAGATCGAGCCGGTGACCCGGCTGAACAACATCCGACAGCGGTACGACCCCAACTGCCAGTTTGCCGAGCTGTTCATCGCCAACTACGACCTGCATGAGCGGGAACGGTCCTCGGTCCAGCTGAATCTGTTTGATTTTGATATAAAGGAGACTGACCATGAAATTTGTAAAAGAAACCACTTCCAAGGGCCTCCAGATCCCTGCGGCGGCCATGAAGCTCTCTGGCTTTGAGAGCGGCGGCAAGGTGGAGCTCCACGCCTCGGAGGACACGCTGGTGGTGCTCAAGCAGCGCATGACCGCCATGGAGCTGCTCCGCGCCGCCAGATCCCTCCAGCAGCTGGCCACGGACCTGCATGTCCATCTGGCAAGAGTATGCGGCCACTGCGATGGCTGTGACGGAGAGTGCCCCTTTGAGAGCGGGGACGAAGTGGACCTGCCGGACTACTTGCGGGAGGAGGCCGGCATCCCGGAAAAAGCCAAGCTGTGCGCCAGCGTGGACGAGGATGAACACACGGTGACCATCTCCGAAGCGGACTACGATCACGACCTGCGGGATGTGCCGGAGGAGGTGCTGGAGATGTTCAGGGACGCTGAGATCTGTGTCGGAGAATTGGAGGAGCGGCTGATCCTGGGAGATGTTGTGTATGGAAACTGAGACATATCTCTATCCCTATTCCGCGGGTGAGGCTCAAGACCGGGGGGAATTGGCGCTCTGGCGGGCCAGCCACCAGGCCAACATCGCCTGCAAAAAAGCCATAGAGCGGGCAATCCGGAATCATCACCATGGGGCGTTTCTGGAGGAGAATTGTCTGCAAAGCGTCCTTCAAAACTTCGGATATAAGCGGACAGCCTGGGTGCTGGCCAATACCGTCCAGCAGTTAGACGGGGACAGCCGGATCAGTGGTCAGAACCAGAGCTGGGCAAGTCAGACATATATTCCCCCGGACAAGCGGAACACCATGGAATTTATCGTGACGGGGCATCCAGCGGTGGTGGACCGAGTGGTAGATCAGTACCGCCGGGCATATCAGGCGTTAGGACTGTTTAGCCCCAGCCAGTGCAGGCCAGATTCCTTTGAACGGCTGGACTACGAGGGCAAGGTGCTGGTCCTCTCCCCTGACGTCCTGAAAGAGTCCTATTGGAATGAACGCGCCATGCTCTGGTACGCCCATGACGGCTTTGGGTGCAGTCCCCACGCCATTGGGCGCTCCATTCGCTGTACCTGCCTGGGCGATGGGGAGATGACCGCTGGAACCGGGCGGATTTTATAGGGGTGCTGAAGGATGAATTCCTGCCGGACTGGGCTGCGGAGAAGCTGGCGGAGTTAAAAGATATAGACCAGACGCAAAGTGAGCATCCGGCTATGGACGGGATGACGATGAAGTGAGGAGTGAACAGAGCATGAGGCTTTCTTATTATACCATTGACGATCTCCGGCTGGGCCATGACCCCAGAGGCGTGACCGGCTGGCGGCTGTCCCAGTTCCTGAACTGGCGGGACGCGCTGGAGCATTACCACAGTTTGCCCAATGACAGAGTGAAAGAGTTTGGACTATCCAATGGCATGCAGGTCCTGCAGCTGGTCCGCTGCCTGCCTCTGTTTCCCGGCGGCAGGAGAGGCCATGACGTCCTCTTGACGGACGGCATCGTCCAGCCACTCTGGAGGGCCGAGCCGCGGGCGGTCGAGACAGTCCGAACCGTCGTTGCCCATCTGGACATCCGGTACTGCCTGGATCACAACCGAATCGTTCCCGCCCCGGAGCTGTTGCCGGAGCATCTGGAGGATGTCCGCCTGCCGGATGGCGCCAGCGCGGTCAGGCAGGTGCGCGTGGCCGGCGATGGCTGGCTCACACCGGAGGAGCTGGAGCGGCGGTCTGCGTCCGACATCCGGGACTATCGGTACCCACTGGTCCTGATGTATCTGGTGGACGCCGTGGCTGCGGACGGCCAGCTCAGGCCCCAGGAGGTCACCCCCTGGGCATACAGACGACTGGAACGGCGCGCGAAACAGTACGCCTGCCGGAATAAACTTTAAAGGAGAATCGTTTGCCATGAACGAAGAAAACACTATCATTTCCGCTCGGGGAGGAACATCAGGCCCTGCCCACACAGGTAAATGTACGCATCTACGCGATCCATACCTCCGGCCCGGTCCTGGCGGAAGCCTCCGCCAATCTGAACGGCTGTTTCACCATCCGGGGCCTGAAGGTGGTGGACGTGGGAAACGGTCCCTTCATTTCCATGCCGGATTACCGGACAGGCGGCGGATACCGGGACGCCTGCTTTCCCAGCGAGAGGGAGTTCCGCCAGCAGTTCCGTCAGGCGGTGCTGGACGCCTATGAGCAGGCCCTGTATCGACTCCCCCAGCGCCAGCAGGAACATCAGGCTGAGTCTGCCCAGGATAACGGCCAGACCAGCGAAAGCATGTAAGATAGGAGGCGGTTACCCATGAAACGAGTATTCAGCCTTTGCGCTGCGGCGCTGATGCTGACCCTGGCCCTGCCAGTCAGCGCCCTTGCCGCCGAGACCGCGGCGGTCTGCTATCCAACCTCGGTGACCCGGAGCGAGGATGGCACGGAACTGAAGAAGATCTATGATCTGGCCCCGGAGGAGGATCCTGCCGGCATCCCCCGGTCCGACTTTGAGCAGGACGGCTTCCGCTATACGCTCACGGACCTGCTTAAGCAGGACCTCCCCGAGCATGAGGAGCGGCAGCATACAGAGACCGTCTCTCTCCCCAGTAAGAACAAGGACATGGCCTCGGTACTCGCCCTGCTCCCCCAGGAGCGTGAATTCGTCACCGATGACGGACTCATGGGCACCCTGACGCTCCAACTGGACACCGTCCGGGTGGAGGTGGCCGGGTATGGAAGCTCTACGAAAGAGATCAGCGCCACCCGGTCCTATCCCAATCTCGCGGGCCAGGATACGCAGTACATCCCCAAGACGATTGAGGAGAATGGAAAGACTCTGACGCTCAAGGATATCGACTGGCAGACAGACAATACCGCCACCTCAGACGGCTACGCTCTGGGGGACCGTTTCACCGCGGTGGCCACCTATACCGGCTCCGCCACCAGCAGCTACGTCAAGGGCTATACGGTAACGGCGGACTACACCGGGACGGTCAGCCGGATCGCCCTGAACCGGACACGGTATGTGGCTATCTTCGAGGGGACGCCCCTCCAGCCTGTGACAGCCCCGGAGGACCAGCTCCCCGCCCAATTCAACTGGGCGGCAGTCCTGGTCCCCTTTGGCATTGTGGCTCTGGTGGGTGCGGGGATCGGAGCGGCGGTCTTCATCCGGCGCCGCCGTGAGGCGGATGACGATGGCGGCGAGTCCGCCTGAGAAGGAGGAACACACCATGAAACGAACCATGACAGCCATGCTTGCCCTCTGCCTTGCCGCGGGGATGGCCCTACCGGCCAGCGCGTTAGAATATACCATTGAAGCTCTGGATGGCCCGGACTACGGCAAGCCACTTCCGTGGAGGTAGTTCATACGGCGGACGGCGGCGCCAGAAAGAATGAGGACGTCAGCAAAAACGCTGCCCGCATTCCGCCTGGATTTGGGACCTCCAGCATGGACGCCAGAAATACCGGCGCCTACCTCACGCCCAACCTGTCTCCTGGTGGCGCGCCTGCACCGGTGCGGGTGGTCAATGGAAGCGGAACTGCCGTCGTGACGCCCGGAAGTCCCACCGGCTCCGTGACTGTCCCCGACACGACCGCCCCCTCTACCCGTTACACGGAGGTGACGGATGACCTCTACTACAAGGGCGGGTATCTGGCCACCCTGAAGATCCCGGCCATCGACCTGACAATCAAGGTCTATGAGGGTACGGACAGCAAGACATTATTCAGGGGCGCAGGCCACTTCGAGG
This portion of the Lawsonibacter asaccharolyticus genome encodes:
- a CDS encoding sortase — its product is MEVVHTADGGARKNEDVSKNAARIPPGFGTSSMDARNTGAYLTPNLSPGGAPAPVRVVNGSGTAVVTPGSPTGSVTVPDTTAPSTRYTEVTDDLYYKGGYLATLKIPAIDLTIKVYEGTDSKTLFRGAGHFEDTSIWRGNIAVAAHKPGVNNHFGQLHTLEIGDKVT
- a CDS encoding sortase, with the protein product MAASPPEKEEHTMKRTMTAMLALCLAAGMALPASALEYTIEALDGPDYGKPLPWR